The Anas platyrhynchos isolate ZD024472 breed Pekin duck chromosome 3, IASCAAS_PekinDuck_T2T, whole genome shotgun sequence genome includes a window with the following:
- the DZANK1 gene encoding double zinc ribbon and ankyrin repeat-containing protein 1 produces MTAGSVSVPQVIPLRIPLPGKAKHEIDTNTLVEIKSDTPEVSIYYTLDGSKPEPNKKLGYGEHNTFKYKSPIILPVGKIMVKALAVTKDCRESTVVTKVFLVEYKQPNISSVEDNDKNFLKAVTTQEREDGLFTTKSKKNGMNMEIKPAWSEAPQDFQDLETEKKTYHKSLQGPQLLNCHLETTGCREESISALPTESLQFANSSVVTSRKSIASTQVARIQRETNFLRCAHCSAPRLSDPLAHFCQECGSPIPPVPVRHFPPPEGAQMAPCLECRHLVPMNTPTCIVCESPIAPQLQPQTNICLKGKVLCQACGTGNPLHHKYCVTCESKLPEAQMHVLQRDTPPPYSSQQGKTISCSKCNRVNQCDARFCDWCGAKPDPPPCYFSCFKCGTDNRPYARFCAFCGVYIEPPSRVSSQNGVLMDAGDSLRFSETKPLQAQVAWQSLPISLSKSRVDLKETEDKGTQTIGLFYPSSKLLEKKELELILHKEKLEKMSDHKPLLTAISPGKGYWRKQLDHVCAHLRSYAQNNLEFRALIGEPRMGKITSAAICENDYQVTVTLNYALASNKDIHTSKPVKFNNHYLNSVTEDRDDLDGSQTSFGKEDHDLSHSRGKIKRTKSRTLTEKEDKLPPESRQLLEELGPHGKGRITLIERLLREGADPNCTGDDDRPALTVAVLNRHAEAIPLLVQKGAHVDQQSGLYNNTALHEAVLLGLEGEECVRALLRCNASIKKKNTKGQSAYDLAVTDGNNEVISLFASKLGEGMLDELTKPRSIALISV; encoded by the exons ATGACAGCGGGCTCTGTCTCAGTTCCTCAGGTCATACCACTTCGAATCCCTCTTCCAGGGAAGGCTAAACATGAAATAGATACAAATACTCTCGTAGAAATAAAATCAG aTACACCTGAGGTCTCCATTTATTACACATTAGATGGAAGTAAACCAGAACCCAATAAGAAACTTGGCTATGGAGAGCACAACACTTTTAAGTATAAAAGTCCTATCATATTACCAGTTGGGAAAATCATGGTCAAGGCACTTGCAGTTACAAA GGACTGCAGGGAGAGTACTGTTGTAACAAAGGTGTTTCTGGTAGAGTACAAGCAACCAAACATCTCTTCTGTTGAAGACAATGACAAGAATTTCCTAAAAGCTGTCACCACACAG GAGAGGGAAGATGGATTGTTTACTacaaagtcaaagaaaaatggaatgaaCATGGAAATCAAACCTGCCTGGAGTGAAGCACCCCAAGATTTTCAAG acttggaaacagaaaaaaagacttaTCACAAGTCCCTGCAAGGACCACAGCTCCTGAACTGCCATTTGGAAACAACAGGATGCAGAGAGGAATCCATCTCAGCACTACCAACAGAGTCATTACAG tttgctaATTCTTCTGTGGTGACTAGCCGAAAAAGCATAGCAAGCACACAGGTGGCAAGGATCCAGAGGGAGACGAATTTCCTCAG ATGTGCACACTGTTCTGCACCTCGCCTGTCTGACCCCTTGGCTCACTTCTGCCAGGAATGTGGATCTCCTATCCCACCTGTGCCAGTACGTCACTTCCCGCCCCCTGAAGGAGCACAG ATGGCACCATGTCTTGAATGCAGACATCTCGTGCCAATGAATACTCCCACCTGCATTGTATGTGAGTCACCAATAGCTCCACAGCTGCAGCCCCAAACCAACATCTGCTTGAAG gGCAAAGTACTTTGTCAGGCATGCGGCACAGGAAATCCTCTTCACCATAAATATTGTGTGACTTGTGAAAGCAAACTGCCTGAAGCACAGATG cACGTGCTTCAAAGAGATACCCCCCCACCTTATAGCAGCCAGCAAGGGAAGACAATTTCCTGCTCAAAATGCAATCGTGTTAACCAGTGTGACGCTCGTTTCTGTGACTGGTGTGGAGCCAAG CCTGATCCTCCTCCGTGCTACTTTTCTTGTTTCAAGTGTGGTACAGACAACCGTCCATATGCTCGGTTCTGTGCGTTCTGTGGTGTTTACATAGAGCCCCCATCAAGGGTGAGCTCCCAGAATGGAGTTCTCATGGATGCTGGGGACTCGCTGAGGTTTTCTGAG ACTAAACCACTTCAAGCTCAAGTTGCCTGGCAGTCTCTTCCTATTTCCTTGTCCAAATCACGAGTAGAtctaaaagaaacagaagataaaGGAACCCAAACCATTGGACTTTTTTACCCATCTAGCAAACTGTTGGAAAAGAAGGAACTTGAGCTGATTTTACACaaagaaaagctggagaaaatgaGTGATCATAAGCCTCTCCTGACAGCCATCAGTCCCGGAAAAG GTTACTGGAGAAAGCAGCTGGATCATGTCTGTGCTCACCTTAGAAGCTACGCCCAGAACAACCTTGAATTCAGAGCACTGATTGGAGAACCTCGAATGGGAAAG ATTACTTCTGCTGCCATCTGTGAGAACGACTATCAAGTCACTGTTACCTTAAATTACGCTCTTGCCAGTAACAAG GATATTCATACCAGTAAACCAGTGAAATTCAATAATCATTACCTAAATAGCGTAACAGAAGACAGAGATGATCTGGATGGCAGCCAGACTAGTTTTG GCAAAGAAGATCACGATCTTTCACATTCAAGAGGCAAAATAAAGAGAACAAAGTCAAGAACacttacagaaaaagaagataagCTCCCT CCAGAGTCCAGACAACTGCTGGAAGAACTGGGTCCCCATGGCAAAGGAAGAATCACTTTGATAGAACGGTTGCTCAGAGAA GGCGCTGACCCAAACTGCACCGGCGATGACGACCGACCTGCCCTGACAGTGGCTGTCCTTAACAGGCATGCAGAAGCGATCCCTCTTCTTGTGCAGAAAGGTGCTCACGTTGACCAGCAGTCAGGACT GTACAACAACACCGCCCTCCACGAGGCCGTTCTGCTTGGATTAGAGGGAGAGGAGTGCGTCCGAGCCCTGCTACG
- the POLR3F gene encoding DNA-directed RNA polymerase III subunit RPC6 isoform X1 — MAEVRVKPEAPDPVDIESRIIELCHQFPHGITDQVIQNDMPHMEAQQRAMAINRLLSMGQLDLLRSNAGLLYRIKESQNASKMKGSDNQEKLVYQIIEDAGNKGIWSRDIRYKSNLPLTEINKILKNLESKKLIKAVKSVAASKKKVYMLYNLQPDRSVTGGAWYSDQDFESEFVEVLNQQCFKFLQSKAEAARESKQNPMIQRNSSFASSHEVWKYICELGISKVELSMEDIETILNTLIYDGKVEMTIIAAKEGTVGSVDGQMKLYRAVSPLLQPTGLVRTPCGLCPVFDDCHEGGEISPSNCIYMTEWLEY; from the exons ATGGCGGAGGTGCGGGTGAAGCCGGAGGCGCCCGACCCGGTGGACATCGAGAGCCG GATAATCGAGCTGTGCCACCAGTTCCCTCACGGCATCACCGACCAGGTGATCCAGAATGACATGCCCCACATGGAAGCCCAGCAGCGAGCCATGGCCATCAACAGGCTGCTCTCCATG GGGCAACTGGATCTTCTCAGGAGCAATGCAGGTCTCCTGTATAGAATTAAAGAGTCTCAAAATGCAAG TAAAATGAAAGGCTCCGACAATCAAGAGAAGCTGGTTTACCAAATTATAGAAGATGCAGGCAACAAAG gCATTTGGAGCAGGGACATCAGATACAAAAGTAATCTGCCTTTAACGGAGATCAACAAGATACTGAAAAACCTGGAAAGCAAGAAACTAATTAAAGCAGTTAAATCCGTAGCA GCATCCAAAAAGAAGGTGTACATGCTGTATAACCTGCAGCCTGACCGCTCAGTGACTGGGGGGGCCTGGTACAGTGACCAAGACTTCGAGTCTGAATTTGTGGAGGTGTTAAATCAACAATGTTTTAAGTTTCTACAGAGTAAG gcAGAAGCAGCTCGAGAGAGCAAACAGAACCCCATGATACAGAGGAACAGCTCATTTGCATCATCCCATGAGGTGTGGAAGTACATCTGTGAACTGGGCATCAGTAAG GTAGAATTGTCAATGGAAGACATTGAAACCATTTTAAATACACTAATATATGATGGAAAAGTGGAGATGACAATTATTGCTGCAAAGGAAGGGACGGTAGGCAGCGTGGATGGACAGATGAAGTTGTACAGAGCTGTCAGTCCTCTCCTACAACCTACTGGGTTAGTCAGGACACCCTGCGGACTCTGCCCG GTTTTTGATGATTGCCATGAAGGTGGTGAGATTTCTCCATCAAACTGTATTTATATGACAGAGTGGCTGGAGTATTAA
- the POLR3F gene encoding DNA-directed RNA polymerase III subunit RPC6 isoform X2: MPHMEAQQRAMAINRLLSMGQLDLLRSNAGLLYRIKESQNASKMKGSDNQEKLVYQIIEDAGNKGIWSRDIRYKSNLPLTEINKILKNLESKKLIKAVKSVAASKKKVYMLYNLQPDRSVTGGAWYSDQDFESEFVEVLNQQCFKFLQSKAEAARESKQNPMIQRNSSFASSHEVWKYICELGISKVELSMEDIETILNTLIYDGKVEMTIIAAKEGTVGSVDGQMKLYRAVSPLLQPTGLVRTPCGLCPVFDDCHEGGEISPSNCIYMTEWLEY, translated from the exons ATGCCCCACATGGAAGCCCAGCAGCGAGCCATGGCCATCAACAGGCTGCTCTCCATG GGGCAACTGGATCTTCTCAGGAGCAATGCAGGTCTCCTGTATAGAATTAAAGAGTCTCAAAATGCAAG TAAAATGAAAGGCTCCGACAATCAAGAGAAGCTGGTTTACCAAATTATAGAAGATGCAGGCAACAAAG gCATTTGGAGCAGGGACATCAGATACAAAAGTAATCTGCCTTTAACGGAGATCAACAAGATACTGAAAAACCTGGAAAGCAAGAAACTAATTAAAGCAGTTAAATCCGTAGCA GCATCCAAAAAGAAGGTGTACATGCTGTATAACCTGCAGCCTGACCGCTCAGTGACTGGGGGGGCCTGGTACAGTGACCAAGACTTCGAGTCTGAATTTGTGGAGGTGTTAAATCAACAATGTTTTAAGTTTCTACAGAGTAAG gcAGAAGCAGCTCGAGAGAGCAAACAGAACCCCATGATACAGAGGAACAGCTCATTTGCATCATCCCATGAGGTGTGGAAGTACATCTGTGAACTGGGCATCAGTAAG GTAGAATTGTCAATGGAAGACATTGAAACCATTTTAAATACACTAATATATGATGGAAAAGTGGAGATGACAATTATTGCTGCAAAGGAAGGGACGGTAGGCAGCGTGGATGGACAGATGAAGTTGTACAGAGCTGTCAGTCCTCTCCTACAACCTACTGGGTTAGTCAGGACACCCTGCGGACTCTGCCCG GTTTTTGATGATTGCCATGAAGGTGGTGAGATTTCTCCATCAAACTGTATTTATATGACAGAGTGGCTGGAGTATTAA